In the Clostridium sp. 'White wine YQ' genome, TAAATGTGCTGCCAATGCCTCTATACCAGTTCCTTTGTTACTAGTTTTATTCAAAAATTCTAAAAAATATGGTGTACTTTGTACAACTGTATAATTTTCATATAACTCTTTTGGTAATTTCTCAATAGCATCACTTAATATATCTGGTTCATCTATCATCATAATTTTTACTATCTCTTCATCATTCGCTACATTTTCAAATGGCATTACATTTATTTCTATTCCATTAATCTTTGCTTCTACCTCTGTATATGTGCTGTTTTTAGGAGTAATAAGGCCATTTGCTCTTGAAAAAGCATGTATATTAACCCCTAACTTCTTACTTATATCATATAGTTTATGTACATCTCTACCATATAATAAACTACTGCTTATTACATCTCTAGTTTCAGTGTTTAACACTAATGCTCCATTATAGCTTAAAACATAATCTTTTTCTGAGATAAGGTTTAATTCCTTTAAATATTTGTCAATTCCTTCAATTGGTCTTCCAGAGGCCAATACAACTTTTACACCTAATTCTTTTGCTTTTTTTATTGCTTCTTTTGTTCTATCTGATACGGTTTTATCTTCTCTTAACAGAGTTCCATCCATATCGATAGCTATAATCTTATACATGTCTTTCCTCCAAACATTAATATTCTATCTTTAAATTAAAAGGAGGAGATACTTCATAATTATAATTTACATCAATTATAATATGTTGATCTTCTCCTTACTTTATTAATGTAACACTTCTTTTACTGCTTGTGCAATATTTTGTCCTAAAAGAGCTTGATTTTGAGGGTCAGCTGATCTCTTAGCTTCACTTGGATTAGATAAGA is a window encoding:
- the yidA gene encoding sugar-phosphatase, with translation MYKIIAIDMDGTLLREDKTVSDRTKEAIKKAKELGVKVVLASGRPIEGIDKYLKELNLISEKDYVLSYNGALVLNTETRDVISSSLLYGRDVHKLYDISKKLGVNIHAFSRANGLITPKNSTYTEVEAKINGIEINVMPFENVANDEEIVKIMMIDEPDILSDAIEKLPKELYENYTVVQSTPYFLEFLNKTSNKGTGIEALAAHLGISKEEVICVGDAGNDHHMIEYAGLGVAMGNATNEIKDIANYVTKSNEEDGVAEVIEKFIVK